From one Acinonyx jubatus isolate Ajub_Pintada_27869175 chromosome B1, VMU_Ajub_asm_v1.0, whole genome shotgun sequence genomic stretch:
- the LOC106967478 gene encoding tripartite motif-containing protein 75-like has translation MAFAASLAELHAEASCPLCLDYLRDPVTIACGHNFCLQCIQQCWEHLQHILPCPVCLHHCPDRNFRRNTQLCHVTGFVRQLPGARGKRKLQDERPLCEKHNQVLALFCEKDLELLCPQCKASSDHQDHPLTPIEQAAARHRKKLKSYIEPLKKQVEDAEKGLKMQVSKLFQLRRKVENRRYKLHSEFEQFRHFLGKEQGAIHIRLLIEENRVQEKVIEGKNQMSDYHSTLRSLLSAITEKCLQTDLDLLTGIESIHNMYEHLETPAAFSYKLRKEICSLPPQYFGLQKMISTFQVDLTLDPETAHHNLLISQDRKTATFQKMKPSGARNPQTFTSYPAVLSCEGFDAGRHFWQVEIRGLGEWSLGVCKESFPRRALIAPVPNNGCWQIQFWTSTDGTEDSVNLKHIGIFLDYELGEISFYNLSNNSHLYTFSEFFSEKLMPYFSVGPSSKSLTISLVKDES, from the coding sequence ATGGCCTTTGCAGCCTCCCTGGCTGAGCTCCACGCAGAGGCCAGCTGCCCCCTCTGCCTGGATTACCTGAGAGACCCAGTGACCATTGCCTGCGGGCACAACTTCTGTCTCCAATGCATCCAGCAGTGCTGGGAGCATCTCCAGCACATCCTCCCCTGTCCTGTCTGCCTCCACCACTGCCCCGACAGGAACTTCAGGAGGAACACGCAGTTATGTCACGTGACTGGTTTTGTCCGGCAGCTTCCCGGCGCCAGGGGCAAGAGGAAACTGCAGGACGAGAGACCCCTGTGTGAGAAGCACAATCAGGTCCTGGCCCTGTTCTGTGAGAAGGACCTGGagctgctgtgtccccagtgcaAAGCCTCCTCCGACCACCAGGACCACCCCCTGACGCCCATTGAGCAAGCTGCGGCCCGCCACAGGAAGAAGCTCAAAAGCTACATTGAGCCCCTGAAGAAGCAGGTTGAAGATGCCGAAAAGGGGTTAAAAATGCAAGTCTCAAAATTATTTCAGTTGAGACGGAAGGTCGAAAACCGAAGATACAAACTGCACTCTGAATTTGAACAATTTAGGCATTTCTTGGGAAAGGAGCAGGGTGCAATTCATATTAGGTTATTAATTGAAGAGAACCGTGTTCAAGAAAAAGTAATTGAAGGCAAAAACCAGATGTCAGACTACCATTCCACACTCAGGAGTCTGCTTAGTGCAATAACCGAGAAGTGTTTGCAGACAGACCTAGATTTACTGACCGGCATTGAAAGTATCCACAACATGTACGAACACCTAGAGACCCCAGCagccttttcatataaattaaggAAGGAGATTTGCAGTCTCCCCCCACAGTATTTTGGGCTGCAGAAAATGATCAGCACATTTCAGGTCGATTTGACCCTCGATCCCGAAACTGCCCATCACAACCTTCTTATCTCGCAAGATAGGAAGACGGCAACGTTTCAAAAGATGAAACCGAGTGGTGCTCGTAATCCCCAAACATTCACTTCTTACCCAGCTGTCCTGAGTTGTGAGGGATTTGATGCTGGCAGGCATTTTTGGCAGGTAGAAATAAGAGGCCTAGGCGAATGGTCCTTGGGTGTGTGTAAGGAGTCTTTCCCCAGAAGGGCTCTTATAGCACCAGTGCCAAACAATGGCTGCTGGCAAATCCAGTTCTGGACCAGTACAGATGGCACAGAGGATTCAGTAAACCTCAAGCACATTGGCATTTTTCTGGACTATGAGTTAGGAGAAATTTCGTTTTACAATTTGAGTAATAATTCACATTTATATACGttcagtgaatttttttcagaaaaacttATGCCTTATTTTTCCGTTGGGCCTTCTTCAAAATCGCTTACGATAAGTCTAGTCAAAGATGAATCCTGA